The stretch of DNA GCTCACACCATCGGAACAGGCATCCTCCAAATCTTTATATTTTTGGGCAAGATGCTGTTTGTGGAGTTCATGGTCATCTGGGTGCGCTGGATGTGGCCCCGCTTCCGCTACGACCAACTCATGGATTTGGGCTGGCGGCGCTTTATCCCGCTGGCCTTGGCCAATATCGTGGTGACTGCAATCGTGCTGTGGGGAATCGCAAAATGAACGCGCACGCACGCTAAATCGTTCGATGATCGTCAAACGCAAAAAGCTCAACCTTTGGGAGCGGCTTTACCTGCCCGCCATTATTGGCGGCTTTAAAGTCACCATCCGCCACTTCTTCCGCAAGAAAGTCACGATGCAGTATCCGGAGGAAAAATGGGTCGTTCCGGAGGGCTACCGTGGCGCCCCGTATTTGGTTGAAAACCAGGACGGCCAAATCAAATGCGTTTCCTGCCAGTTATGTGAGTTTGTTTGCCCGCCCAAAGCCATCCGCATTGTGCCCCCCGGCCCTGCGGGTGCGCCCGAGGCCGGCAACGTCGAAAAGGCGCCCAAAGAGTTCGAGATTAACATGCTCCGGTGCATCTTCTGCGGTTTTTGCCAGGAGGTTTGCCCCGAAGAGGCAATCTTCCTCATGAAAGATTATTCCCTCACCGGCTTGAGCCGCGAGGAGATGCTTTACGATAAAGAAAAACTGCTGGCCCTCGGCGGGATGCACCAGGACAAAATCCGCAAATGGCAGCGAAAAGCCGCCGAGGCCAGGGCGCAAGGCGTTCCGCCCTGAGCGCGGCATCGGGATTGGCTCAGATAGGGATTGCAAGTCCGGGGGCGTATCGTTACATCGTTGCGCCGTTAATTATCGGATTGACAGGAAAACTACGTGGCAGAATTCTTATTTTACTTTTTTGCGTTCTTGACGCTGGTGTTTGGATTCCTGGTCGTGCTGAATCCCTTCAGCCGGAACCCGGTCACCAGCGCCATGTTCCTCGTGCTGACGCTTGGGGCCTTGGCAGGGCTGTTCGTCCTGCTGCACGCGTTCTTTCTGGCGGCGGTGCAGGTGCTGGTTTATGCCGGCGCGGTGATGGTTCTGTTCCTGTTTGTTATCATGTTGCTGGACCTCAAGGCTGAGGAGGGCCGAAAAATCAAAATCTTCAGCGTTACGACTGGCATAGTTGCCGTAGGGGCTATCTTATTCATTTTCCTGCGGACATTACTTCATTCATCGCTCGGAGCCACGAGTCCCAGCGCGCCGGAAGGCGGCACAATTCCTCTCGGCAGGCTCCTCTTCACGAATTACCTGCTGCCTTTTGAGATTGTTTCCGTCCTGCTCCTGGTGGCCATGGTGGGCGTTGTATTGCTCAGCAAAAAGGAGCTGAAATGAACCCCATCGGCATCGAACATTATCTTGTGGTGAGTGTGATCCTGTTTTGCCTGGGGTTGCTGGGCGTGATCGTCCGGCGCAACTTGCTGGTAATGTACATGGGCCTCGAATTGATGCTGAACGCCGCTAACCTGGCCCTGGTGGCCTTTTCGCGGTTCAATCACAACCTGGATGGCCAGGTCTTCGTGTTTTTCGTGATCACGGTGGCCGCCGCCGAGGTCTCGGTTGGTCTGGCGCTGATCGTGGCGCTCTATCGCCGGCGCCAAAGCGCTCATGCCGAGGACCTCACAACTCTGAAGCTATAGCGTCACATGAACGCCCTGCCCTGGATCATTTTGTTCCTCCCGTTGTTTGCGGCGGCGTTGATCACCCTCTTCGCGCATTCGGACCGCAAGCTCAGCGCTGGTCTTTCCATCGGAGCGGTGGTGGCTGGGTTTCTTCTGAGCGCAGTGTTCGTCGGCGCCACTCATTGGGGACCTGCTCGTGAGACAGCGGTTCAATGGCTGGCGATAGGTGATTTTCAGGTCGAGTTCGGTCTGCGCTTTGACGCTTTGAGCCTGCTGATGATGCTGGTCGTAACCGGCGTGGCAGGGCTCATCCACATTTATTCCTGGGGCTATATGCGCGAAGACCCTGGGTTTTCGCGCTATTTCGCCTGCTTGAGCCTGTTTACCTTTTCCATGCTCGGCATCGTGCTGGCCAACAATTTCATCGAGCTATTCATTTTTTGGGAATTGGTCGGCGTTTCCAGTTACCTTCTCATTGGTTTTTGGTTCGAACGCCCGTCGGCTGCGGATGCCGGCAAGAAGGCCTTCCTGACCAACCGGCTTGGGGATTTTGGTTTCATTCTAGGCATCTTGACGGTCTGGGCCGTCTTGGGTTCGCTGAACTTCAGCGCGCTGCAAGAGAGAATCCAAGCCGACCCCCAAGCGCTGGGCACGTTGGCCACCGTTGCGGCGCTCCTGATTGCCTGCGGGGCGGCTGGCAAAAGCGCCCAGTTCCCGCTGCATGTGTGGCTGCCAGACGCCATGGAAGGTCCCACGCCAGTCAGCGCGCTGATTCATGCCGCGACGATGGTGGCGGCAGGCGTTTACATGCTGTGCCGCGTCCTGTTCCTGCTCAATGCCCCCGCTTTAACCGTAATCTCCTGGGTGGGCGGGTTTACCTCGTTGCTCTCGGCGGTCATCGCCGTGCAGCAGAACGATATTAAACGCATTCTGGCCTACTCAACCCTTTCACAATTGGGTTTCATGGTGCTGGGGGTGGGCTTGCACGGACCTGCCCAGGCCATGTTCCACCTGACAACCCATGCCTTTTTCAAAGCGCTGCTATTCCTGGCAGCCGGTTCGGTGATTATCGCGTTGCATCACGAACAGGACATTTGGAAAATGGGCGGGCTGCGCAAAAGAATGCCGGTCACGTTCTGGACTTTCCTGTTCGGCGCGATGGCCATATCAGCGTTTCCGCCGTTCAGCGGGTTTTATAGCAAAGACGCCATCCTCGCCCGCGCGGCGGCAGACCACGCCTATGGCCGCTTCGCCCTCGGCTGGGTGGTTGCGATTCTCACCACATTTTACATGTTTCGACTGATTTTCGTCGTCTTCGGCGCTTCGGCCAGGACCGAAGCCGCCGGCCACGCCAGGGAAACTCCGCCTGTGATGCTTTTCCCGTTGCGCATTCTGGCAGTGCTCAGCCTTATTGCCGGATTCATTGGGGTCGAGAATATCCTGAACCGCCAGTTTGAACCGGGTGCCGCCGAGCATCCGATGTCAGCGCCCATGCAAGTCATCGCGCCATTCGTCCAGGCGCCCGCCGCCGCTTCGCTCGGCTTGCTCGCGGTGGCGCTCGGTTTTTTTGCGGCTTACGCGCTGTATGCGGGCGCGCAGACCGACCCACTCCCAGCCAGGCTCGGGGCGCTCTCGGTTTGGATGCGCAACCGTTTTTATATCGATGAGTTTTACGAGGCAACATTCATCCGGTTGCACGACGGGTTGGCGGCAATCGCCGCCTGGATCGATCGCTGGCTGATTGCCGGTCTTGCGGTGCGCGGCACCCATGGAACCATCGAACTGATTGGCCGGGCCTTGCGCCAGGTACAGACCGGCAACCTCCAGACCTATGCCTTTCTCTTTGCGCTGGGCGTGGCGTTTCTCCTGTACTTCGTTCTGAAATAATGTCCACACTCACCTATATCCTCGGCTGGCCACTGTTTGGGGCGCTGGTGCTGGCGTTTGTGCCGCGCAATTTGCGCGTGGTAATGCGCTCGGTGGCCCTGCTGGCGACGCTGGTCTCGGCGGCCCTTGCCATAAAGATGTTCGTGATGTTCAACGGCGCCCCGGCCGGCCTTTACGGTTTCAAGTTTGAATCTCAGGCGCCCTGGATCGAGAGCCTTGGCATCAGCTATCACGTCGGCGTGGACGGCATCAACGCGGGCCTGGTTCTCATGGCCGCGCTGGTTGCCTTTGCGGCGGCCTGTGTTTCCTGGGAAATCAAAGAGCGTGAGAAGGAATTTTATATCCTGCTGCTGCTCATGGCCGGGGGCATCCTCGGCGCCTTCGCTTCGCTCGACCTGTTCCTGTTTTATTTCTTCCACGAACTGGCGCTGGTGCCGACCTTTATCATGATCGGCGTCTGGGGGCGCGGCGAGCAGAAGAACTATGCCACCTTCCAAATCACGCTTTATCTCAGCCTCGGCGCCCTCATCGCCCTGGTTGGACTGATTGCCCTCTACGTGCAAGCCGGCGCCGGCACGTTTGATATCCCCGTGCTGACCCGCATTTTGCACCAGGCCCCGCTCTCGCGCGCAGAACAAGGTTTCATCTTTCCGCTCCTGCTGTTCGGCTTCGGCATTCTCGTTTCACTCTGGCCGTTTCACACCTGGGCGCCGCCTGCTTACGGCTCGGCCCCCACCCCCACGGCCATGCTTCATGCCGGTGTGCTCAAAAAATTCGGCTTGTATGGCATCATCCGAATTGCCCTGCCGATGCTGCCCGATGCGGCCAGGAGCTGGATGGGCGTTGTAGCCTGGCTTTGCCTGGGCAACCTGGTTTATTGCGGCTGGGTCGCCATGCGCCAAAAAGATTTCAACTGGCTGATTGGCTATTCGAGCGTGGCGCACATGGGCTTTGTATTTCTTGGCATTGCCACCCTCAACCTCATTGGCATCACGGGCGCAGTGCTGGTCATGATCGCCCATGGTTTTCTGGCAGCGCTGGCCTTTGGGTTGAATGGCTTTATCTACCAGCAGACCGGCACGCTTCAAATGGACCAACTCGGTGGCCTGCTTCGTCGCCTTCCATTCATCGGCGGCGCATTGATCATGGCCGCGTTCGCCGGCTGCGGCTTGCCCGGTTTTGCCAACTTCGCCGGCGAGGTCACCGTGTTCTTTGGCGCCTGGCGGACGTTGCACGTCGTAACGATTTGCGCCATCTGGGGCGCATCGATCATCGGCGCGGTCTATTTGCTGCGCGCTGTTCGCGCGCTCCTGCAAGGGCCGTTGCCCGAGCGCTGGGCCGCAATAACCGATGCCCCCCACCTCTGGCGCAAAACGCCCTTTGCACTTCTGCTGGCCGGGTTATTGGTCTTCGGCTTTTTCCCGCGCCTTCTAACCGACAAAATCCAGAAGAGCGTCGAACCCATTGTGGCCCAGTTCTCCACGTCGTCAGGTGCCTATGGCATGATGCTAAACTCCAATCCGCCTGTTGTCGCCAGCGACAAAGATGCCGGCCTCCAATCCGTCACAATTCGACGGGCGCGCGCACGATGAATCTGGCCCTTCTGAGTCATGAATGGCTGGTGCTGGCTCTGGCCATTGGCTTGCTGCTGGTCGATTTGTGGGCGCCGCCTCGGGCGCGGCGCAATCTGGGTTACGTGGCTGCCGCTGGGATTCTCGCTATCTTTCTCTACAGCGTTTTTTTCGTGCGGATTGCTGCTCAGCCGGACGCCGTTCCAAGCGCTTTCAATAATATGTACCTCCTGGACGGCCTGGCGCTGTTTTTCAAACGCTTCTTTCTTCTCGCCGCGCTGCTCGTCCTGCTGATGTCGGTCGAGTTCGCCGAGCGCATCCAGGCAGGCATTGCCGAATTCTACGCCGTCATCCTGCTGGCGCTCATGGGAATGCTCTTTGCCTGTTCGGTGAACAATTTCGCGCTGCTATTCGTCTCGCTCGAACTGATTACGGTCTCCTTTTACGTCCTCACCAGCTTCGAGCGCGCCCGAACCACCTCGCTAGAGGCAGGGGTCAAATACCTCATTATCGGCGCGCTTTCCACCGGGTTTACTGTGTTTGGCATCGCCCTGGTTTATGGAATCTCGGGCAAACTCGATTTCGGCGACCTGGCGGCTGTGACGTCGCAGCATAGTGATAACCACATCTTTCTGTTTGGGCTCTTGCTCGTGATGGTCGGACTGGGCTTTAAAATCGCCGCCTTCCCATTTCAAATCTGGGCGCCTGATGTCTATCAAGGCGCTCCGACACCGGCGACTGCGTTCCTGGCGGTAGGCTCAAAGGCAGCCGGGTTCGTGTTGCTCTTGCGGGTGTTGTTCCTGGCAGTTCCGGCCATCACGGTGCAATGGTCGAAACTCCTCATTGTGACCTCCGCTATCACGATTCTGTATGGCAACCTCTGCGCTATTCCGCAAAGGAACGTCAAACGCTTGCTCGGTTATTCCAGCATCGCCCACGCGGGTTACATGCTCCTTGGCCTGGCGGCCATGGCTGCGGGCATTTCCAATACAGGCGAGGGCATCGGCGCAGGCGGCTCTGCAATCCTCTATTATTTGAGCGGCTACCTCTTCACGGTGCTGGGGGCCTTCACAGTCATTTGCCTGGTCATGCGTCAGGCCGATGGGGAAGATGTCTCCACCCTGGCGGGGCTCGGCCAGCGTTCGCCTTTATTGGCGGCCACGATGACCCTGTCAATGGTTTCCCTGGCCGGCATCCCGCCAATGGCCGGTTTTTTCGGCAAATTCCTGCTCATTAAGGCGGCCCTGGGTCAAGCCCAAGGCCCGGTGCAAAACGCGTTCTACGTTCTCGTCGCCATCGCCATCGCCGGGGTCGTGATGTCTCTCTACTACTATTTCGGCATCGTCCGCGCTATCTACTGGTCGCGCCAGGTGCCCGACTCGTCGCCTATCCCGATGTCCAGACCGATTCGCCTCTCGCTCTGCGTCTGTATCGCCGGGATGCTTTTTCTGGGCATCTATCCCAACCCGGTACTCAACCTCGCCTCACAGGCGATTAAAGCCTTGCACTAAGGGGGCCAGAACGGAGCGCAAATGCCTGATGGAGTGCGCCGGCAAAGCGCAGCGACGACGGCGCTTTTGCATGCTGCTGTGCCGAGCGCCCATCCAAAGCGGTGGCATCTCGCTTCGCTTGCCGCCGCACTCCACATGCTGCGCTTACCAGCTTACGGGCACGCTGAGCTTTTTGCCGAAGCGGTTGTGGTAATGGAGTTGGTGATTGTGAATGCCAAACTCGTGAACCAGCCGGGTCAGCTTCACGTCGTAACAGCAATACTCGGCGATTTCCAGAAGCCGGCCTTGTCTGAACCAATCGATGGCCTGCATTCCTTCAGCGGTTTTCTCGACCCCGAACGTCGCGCCGGCGATGGCGTCGAGTGAGAGCCGATGCTGGAGCCGGTTCTGCAAATCCAGCAGCAGGTCGAGCGTGGGCAGTTGGCGCAGGTCCAGCGCGGTATAACCGTGAAGGACCTCGTAATCGAACCGCAGATTGTTGAAGCCCACAATCAAGTCCGCCCGCTGCAATTCCCGCACCAGGTCATCGACCTGCCGTTCGTCATAAATCCGGTAACCCCCGCGCGCGGTGCTGTAGGTCACCCCGATACTCAATCCCATCCGGCTGATTTTGTCCCAACCGCCGACCTCCTCGGCCGACCGCTGGGTTTCCAGATCAAAATAGACAATATTCTTCATCCTGCGTCGAGTTCGTGACGCGTGATTTTAAGCAGCGGCTCACCCAAGGCAAAAGGAAATTGAAACTCGTTTGAAGATCGCGTTAAAACCGCAGATGAACGCGGATGAACGCAGATAGAAAGTTAAATTCCAATAATCCCAGCGCATCCTGCGGCGCGCCGTAATCCACCCGCGCTCGGTCGGGATCGGCGACGCGATTTGAGCTTGTCACCCGATTCGGGGTTTTGCTCCAATCGGATGGATTGAGCAGTCAGCAAGCCGAGCGGAGTAACGCCATGCGATGGACCGCACGTCGAGAGACATTCCCAAACCGAGAGGGAATGCATCTTCGCCGCCTGTTGACGGGTTGGCGAGAGTTGGCAGGGATGATGTGCCTGGCTTTGCTGCTGACGCTTTTGCCGGCGCTTGGCGCGCGCGGCGCACCTGCCGGCGCTGGCGTCGCGCAAGAGCCGGCGCCTGGCGTGAAATGCTGGCCATTAACCGTGCCTGCTGGCGGCAAACCGGGTTTCACACTGATGCCGGGCGCCAGCACCGGCATCCTGTTCACAAATGAGCTATCGTCTGCAGACGAAAACGCCAACCAGAATCTCTTGAATGGTTCCGGTCTGGCTTTGGGCGATTACGATGGCGATGGCTGGTGCGACATCTTCCTGTGCAACCTCGACGGCAGCAGCCGGCTCTATCGCAACCTGGGCGGCTGGAAATTTGAGGACGTGACCGAAGCAGCCGGCTTGGCCAATACCAACCTCCTGGCGCGCGGCGCGGTTTTTTCCGATGTGAACGGGGACGGATACCTGGACCTGTTGGTAACGTATTCCGGGAAAGGCACCCGTCTGTTTCTCAATGACGGGGCCGGCCATTTCCATGACGCGCGCGCCACTGAACTGGCGGACAATACCGGGAGCATGTCCATGGCCTTGGGCGACGTCAACGGCGACGGCTACCTCGATTTGTATGTGGCTAATTACGGTGAGAACACGATGCGCAGCGGCCTTAAGATCACCACCCGGATGGTGGACGGAAAGGAGCAGGTCATCGGACGCTACCGCAACCGGCTCAAGATTATCAATGGCAAGCTCGTCGAGTACGGCGAGCCGGGTGCATTTTATTTGAATGATGGTCATGGGCGCTTCCAGAAGAAGTCGTGGACCGACGGCACGTTCAAAGATGAAACCGGCGCGCCCCTCCAGCAAGCGCCTCGGGACCTAAGCTTCACGGCTGTCATCCGCGACATTAACCAGGACGGCAGGCCGGATATTTATGTTTGCAACGATTTCCAGGACCCGGACCGCCTATGGCTCGGCGACGGCCACGGTGGTTTCCGAGCCATTGCCCGCGAGGCGCTGCGCAGCATCCCTAATTTCTCGATGGCGGTCGATTTCGCCGATATCAATGGCGACGGCCTGGATGACTTCTTCGTGACGGACATGCTCAGCCGCTATCACTCCCTGCGCATGCGCGAGCTGCAACCCATGAGCCCCCCGCCCGCCTATACTCGCGAAGCGGCCTGGGACCGGCCCCAGGTGCGGCGCAATTTCCTTTTTGTAAATCGCGGCGACGGTTCCTATGCCGACATTGCCAATTATGCCGGCGTAGCGGCCTCCGACTGGTCCTGGTGCACCGCTTTTCTTGATGTCGATCTCGATGGCTATCCGGATATTCTGGTCGGCAACGGGCATTACTATGACACCCAGGACCTGGATGCTATCGAGCGCTCCAAGGCCTTAACCTCGGCTCAGCGCAACGACGGACGAACCCTGCTCTCGCTTTTTCCCCACCTTTTCATCCCGAATGTCGCCTTCCATAACCGGGGTGATTTCACGTTCGAGGAGCGCGGCCAGGCCTGGGGTTTTGATTCTACACAGGTTTCTCAGAGCATCGGTTTGGCGGATTTGGATAATGATGGAGACCTGGATGTGGTGGTGAACTGTTTGCGCGGCCAGGCCCTGGTTTATCGGAATAATTGCTCGGCCCCGCGAATCGCGGTGCGCCTGAAAGGCCGTGCGCCAAACACCCGCGGAATTGGAGCGCGCATCAAGCTGCTTGGCGGCGCGGTGCCGGTCCAGTCGCAGGAGATGACTTGCGGGAGCCGGTTCCTTGCAGGGGATGCCCCGTTACGGACGTTTGCCGCCGGCAACGGCAATGGGTCCATGACACTCGAAATCACCTGGCGCAGCGGCAAGCAAAGCGTTGTCCGGGGAATCAAGGCCAACTATCTCTATGAAATCGATGAGACGACCGTCCCTGCCGCGCCCGCGCCCGCAACAGTTCAACAAATCATTAGCCTTTTTGAAGATGTAAGCCCCGCGCTTGGACACCGACATACCGACCCGCCTTTTGACGATTTCAGCCGTCAATTGCTACTGCCCCGGCGCTTAAGCCAGCTCGGACCGGGCGTCGCCTGGGTCGATCTCGATGGCGATGGCCGGGATGATTTGGTCATCGGCGGCGGGCGCGGCACACCATTAGGAATCTACCTGAATGAAGGTCAAGGCCGCTGGAGGCGAGTTGAGAACGGATTGCCCAGCGGCCTTGCGGATGACTCCGCCGGGATAGTGGGCGGTGTTCTCAAATCCGGCCAAACCACCTTGTTGGTCGGGCTTGCTAATTACGAGCGCGAGCAAACCAATGGCCCCTCCGTGCTGCGCTTTAACTTTGCCGGACGCGCCGTGACGAACGAGACTTGCCTCGCGGGTCTTGGCGCCAGCACTGGGCCGCTTGCTTTAGCTGATGCTTTTGGCAACGGTTCCCTGGCGTTGTTTGTTGGGGGGAGGTTGGAGCCGGGGCGCTACCCCGAGCCTGCCGACTCGCATCTGTTTATCAACAAAGACGGTCAGTGGAAGCCGGATAGCCCCACCGACGCGCTTCTCGCCAAAGCCGGATTGGTGACCGGCGCCGTATTCAGTGACTTGGAGGGTGACGGCTTTCCGGACCTGGTTTTGTCGTGTGAGTGGGGACCGATTCGCGTATTCCGTAATGATCGCGGCCAGTTCCGGCCTTGGGACATTCCACTAATTCAAGCTCCGTCGAGCGCCAAGGGAATATCCGGGTTTGCTTCAAGGGCATCGAAGCTCAGCGACCTCCCGGGATTGTGGACTTGCGTGGCCAGCGGCGACTTCGACGGTGATGGCCGGATGGACCTGGTCATTGGGAATTGGGGTCTTAACAGTTCCTATCAACAGGTCGCCCCTGGTCCCTGGTACCTTTATTATGGCGATTTCAACCAGGATGGCGTGGTGCATTTGATCGAGGCCAACCACGATGCGGCCTTGAACCAGGTGGTCCCGTGGCGGGACATGCTTTTTATGGAAAAGGACCTGCCCTGGTTGCGCGCTCGCTTCCCCACACACGCCGCGTACTCACAGGCTTCCTTAAATGACATCCTGGGCGACCTTATGCCCCGGGCGCGCGTTCTCAAAGCCGAGTTTCTGGGGTCCATCCTGCTGTTGAATCGAGGCGATAAATTCGAAGTCAAACTGCTGCCTGCTGAAGTTCAATGGTCGCCTGCAATGGGTTTAGCCGTTGGAGACCTCGATGGCGACGGGCATGAAGACTTATTTGTAAGCCAGAATTACTTCGCCGTGCGGCCAGAGGATGCCCGCTTGGACGCCGGGCGAGGACTGTTGTTGCGCGGGGATGGGCGGGGCGGATTTTCACCCGTCGCCGGCCAGGATAGCGGGATTCGGGTATATGGTGAACAGCGCGGATGCGCTGTGGCCGATTACGACGGGGATGGGCGCCTGGACCTGGTGGTGACCCAGAACGGCGGGGAGACAAAGCTCTACCATAATCGAGGCGCCAGGCCAGGGTTGCGTGTGCGCCTCGATGGTCGGGAGGGCAACAGGGCAGGCATTGGGGCAGTGATGCGGCTGCAGTTCAACTCGAGGATGGGCCCAGCCCGCGAGGTGCATGCCGGCAGTGGATTCTGGTCACAGGATAGCGTGACACAAGTGATGGCAACACCGGAGACGCCCAGCCAAATCTGGATTCGCTGGCCTGGCGGCAGAACAACAACAAGCCCAATACCGGCGGGGGCAACAGAGATTCGGGTGGATGATAAAGGGACTCTGAGAACTAATCGCTAGTATCGAGCATTACTGGTTGGAGAAAGGTTCCAAGGGCGGCTGAGTCCTCGCCTGAGCGCGCGCCTGTTTTGCTTTCGCCAGTAATCTCGAGGCGGGTTCAAAATCCGGTTTCAGGCGCAGCGTGGCCTCAAACTCGCTGACAGCGCCATCCAAGTCTTGCTGGCTCAGGCGGGCCGCGCCTAGATTGTAGTGGGCTTCCACGTAATCGGGCTTGAGGCGGATCGCGTCGGCAAAAGCGGCTATGGCCTCATCCGTTTTGTGCTGCCGCGCCAAAGCGTGCCCAAGATTATTGTAAGCCATGGGGTCCTCGGGATCGATTTGGAGCGCCGCCCGGAAATGTGTGATTGCATCGTCCAGTTTCCCATCTGCCAGGAGCAGATTCCCCAGGTTATTGTGCGCTTCGGCGTAATCGGGATAAATCTTCAGCGCCTCGGCGTATTCCCGCTCTGCTGCTGCGCGCTCGCCTTTCCTGGCCAGGGCCAAACCCAGGTCGTAATGGGCATCTTCATCGTTGGGGTTGAGCTTCACGGCTTGTTGAAGCTTAACCACGGCTGCATCGGCGTCTCCCTGCTTCAAAAGCGTTGTTCCCTCGTTGATCAGTTGGTCAGCAGCCTCTTTAGGCAACGGCTTCGGGCGGGGGCCGGGCGCCGCGCGCGGCTGAACGGCATTTTGGGTCATTGTGCCGGGGTGCAATGCGGGACCATTGGGCGCCGTTGTAAAGTGAGTCCCTTCCGCCGGCCCTCCCCTGTGGCGCAACGCAACCAATGCTAACACCAAAACCCCCTCCGTAACCAGAAGCCACCACAATCCGCTGGGACAGAATCCAGGTTGCTTTGTTTGCAATCTGCTCTTGAGCTGCGCGGATTTGAGC from Verrucomicrobiia bacterium encodes:
- a CDS encoding tetratricopeptide repeat protein, which produces MLALVALRHRGGPAEGTHFTTAPNGPALHPGTMTQNAVQPRAAPGPRPKPLPKEAADQLINEGTTLLKQGDADAAVVKLQQAVKLNPNDEDAHYDLGLALARKGERAAAEREYAEALKIYPDYAEAHNNLGNLLLADGKLDDAITHFRAALQIDPEDPMAYNNLGHALARQHKTDEAIAAFADAIRLKPDYVEAHYNLGAARLSQQDLDGAVSEFEATLRLKPDFEPASRLLAKAKQARAQARTQPPLEPFSNQ
- a CDS encoding VCBS repeat-containing protein, giving the protein MHLRRLLTGWRELAGMMCLALLLTLLPALGARGAPAGAGVAQEPAPGVKCWPLTVPAGGKPGFTLMPGASTGILFTNELSSADENANQNLLNGSGLALGDYDGDGWCDIFLCNLDGSSRLYRNLGGWKFEDVTEAAGLANTNLLARGAVFSDVNGDGYLDLLVTYSGKGTRLFLNDGAGHFHDARATELADNTGSMSMALGDVNGDGYLDLYVANYGENTMRSGLKITTRMVDGKEQVIGRYRNRLKIINGKLVEYGEPGAFYLNDGHGRFQKKSWTDGTFKDETGAPLQQAPRDLSFTAVIRDINQDGRPDIYVCNDFQDPDRLWLGDGHGGFRAIAREALRSIPNFSMAVDFADINGDGLDDFFVTDMLSRYHSLRMRELQPMSPPPAYTREAAWDRPQVRRNFLFVNRGDGSYADIANYAGVAASDWSWCTAFLDVDLDGYPDILVGNGHYYDTQDLDAIERSKALTSAQRNDGRTLLSLFPHLFIPNVAFHNRGDFTFEERGQAWGFDSTQVSQSIGLADLDNDGDLDVVVNCLRGQALVYRNNCSAPRIAVRLKGRAPNTRGIGARIKLLGGAVPVQSQEMTCGSRFLAGDAPLRTFAAGNGNGSMTLEITWRSGKQSVVRGIKANYLYEIDETTVPAAPAPATVQQIISLFEDVSPALGHRHTDPPFDDFSRQLLLPRRLSQLGPGVAWVDLDGDGRDDLVIGGGRGTPLGIYLNEGQGRWRRVENGLPSGLADDSAGIVGGVLKSGQTTLLVGLANYEREQTNGPSVLRFNFAGRAVTNETCLAGLGASTGPLALADAFGNGSLALFVGGRLEPGRYPEPADSHLFINKDGQWKPDSPTDALLAKAGLVTGAVFSDLEGDGFPDLVLSCEWGPIRVFRNDRGQFRPWDIPLIQAPSSAKGISGFASRASKLSDLPGLWTCVASGDFDGDGRMDLVIGNWGLNSSYQQVAPGPWYLYYGDFNQDGVVHLIEANHDAALNQVVPWRDMLFMEKDLPWLRARFPTHAAYSQASLNDILGDLMPRARVLKAEFLGSILLLNRGDKFEVKLLPAEVQWSPAMGLAVGDLDGDGHEDLFVSQNYFAVRPEDARLDAGRGLLLRGDGRGGFSPVAGQDSGIRVYGEQRGCAVADYDGDGRLDLVVTQNGGETKLYHNRGARPGLRVRLDGREGNRAGIGAVMRLQFNSRMGPAREVHAGSGFWSQDSVTQVMATPETPSQIWIRWPGGRTTTSPIPAGATEIRVDDKGTLRTNR